The Nitrospinota bacterium genome includes a region encoding these proteins:
- a CDS encoding sigma-54-dependent Fis family transcriptional regulator produces the protein MNSILVADDEKSLRDFLVIMLKEEGYQVVTASSVEKAIKQIHENEFDLILTDIRMGRSSGIDVLDAAKDTLPDTPVVMMTAYASAETAVIAMKKGAYDYISKPFKIEDIQLIIKNALDKRRLTAENRLLKNTLNDHFQVSNVIGKFESIKKIFDLVDKVSQSKATVLITGESGTGKELIAKAIHFNGNRKNYPFHLPPLRERKEDITELVNHFINKYNARHNKTYIQGIDPDALKVFERHSWPGNVR, from the coding sequence ATGAATTCCATTCTTGTTGCGGACGATGAAAAAAGCTTGAGGGACTTCCTCGTTATCATGCTTAAAGAGGAAGGCTATCAAGTTGTCACTGCCTCAAGTGTTGAAAAAGCCATCAAACAAATTCATGAAAATGAATTTGATCTGATTCTGACCGATATTCGTATGGGTCGCTCCAGTGGAATAGATGTATTGGATGCGGCCAAAGATACACTCCCCGATACTCCTGTTGTGATGATGACAGCTTACGCCTCTGCAGAAACTGCTGTGATCGCTATGAAGAAAGGTGCCTATGATTATATCTCCAAACCTTTCAAGATAGAAGATATCCAATTAATTATCAAAAATGCTTTAGACAAAAGGAGGCTGACTGCTGAAAACAGGCTATTAAAGAATACATTGAATGATCATTTTCAGGTTTCGAATGTCATTGGTAAATTCGAATCGATCAAGAAAATATTTGATCTGGTGGACAAAGTTTCACAGAGCAAGGCAACGGTATTGATCACCGGAGAAAGTGGTACGGGTAAAGAACTCATAGCGAAAGCCATTCACTTTAATGGAAATAGAAAAAATTATCCTTTTCACTTACCTCCTCTTAGAGAAAGAAAGGAGGATATTACTGAACTCGTAAATCACTTTATTAATAAATATAATGCCAGGCATAATAAAACTTATATTCAGGGTATAGACCCTGATGCATTGAAAGTTTTTGAACGCCATTCATGGCCCGGGAATGTGAGATAA
- a CDS encoding PBP1A family penicillin-binding protein → MKKSLKNQKPARSKKKKERSKFVKIFLVTFYSLTLFGLIAGFIGAGFIYFHYSKDLPDVRELKNYHPSTITQIYSSGDEKIAEFYIEKRIMIPLEDIPLALKQAALAVEDSNFYYHFGIDPKAIFRAFITNLKAGRVVEGGSTITQQLSKTLFLSRERTLTRKIKEAILAVRLELVFTKDEILEMYLNQIYYGHGSYGVEAASRTYFGKGVAEISIAECAMIASLPKAPNHYSPYKDPERARKRRNHTIRRMAYLSFISKEESEQAMNEEFHLGEVTDMLNRAPYFVEHIRQFLQEEYGASKLYRGGLKVYTTLDIDLQESAQKSVIENLRVADKRYGYRGPIKTLYLSRGELALQETLVKLNNFDKGESITEGKIIKGVVMSVDEKQAEVLLGPDQGTIDILDMNWARPPNTRLDGRWSKIHRPGEALSPGDLIWVKPIRFADSGWALALEQEPEVEGSLVSLDPKTGQIKAMVGGYDFSKSQFNRAVQAIRQPGSAFKPIIYAAAINEGYSPSSIIIDSPIIFKEKEDAFDRWKPVNFEEKFYGPTSLRTALTHSRNVVTVKLMQNIGIKGTIKLAKKLGISSNMEQNLSISLGSSGLTLFELTSAYSAFANNGNLIKPSAIRNIQNRKGEILYTSNPEISQPISPAVAYTITSLLQSVVEHGTGKKVKALNRPVAGKTGTTNNYVDAWFMGYTPELVTGVWVGKDKDEPLGKNETGSRAAIPIWLQYMQDALINKPVTNFPVPRDIQYLRVQPETGEPATFNEPGSTFEIFSQDHLPENEEPFIEDVFEDTF, encoded by the coding sequence ATGAAAAAATCACTCAAAAACCAGAAACCCGCTAGATCAAAAAAGAAAAAGGAACGCTCCAAGTTTGTAAAGATTTTCCTGGTAACGTTTTATTCTCTCACTCTTTTTGGTTTGATAGCAGGCTTCATAGGAGCGGGCTTCATATATTTTCACTACTCTAAAGATCTTCCTGATGTTCGTGAATTAAAGAATTATCATCCAAGCACCATCACTCAGATTTATTCGAGCGGCGATGAGAAAATTGCCGAATTCTATATAGAAAAACGCATCATGATTCCTCTTGAAGATATTCCCCTGGCCTTGAAACAAGCCGCTCTGGCCGTAGAAGATTCAAACTTTTATTATCACTTTGGAATTGACCCAAAGGCTATATTCAGAGCTTTTATAACCAACCTGAAAGCCGGGCGTGTGGTTGAAGGTGGCAGCACTATCACCCAGCAATTATCCAAAACACTGTTTCTGTCACGTGAGCGAACATTAACCAGAAAAATCAAAGAAGCTATCCTGGCTGTCAGACTGGAGCTGGTTTTCACAAAAGATGAAATACTCGAAATGTATCTCAACCAGATTTATTATGGACATGGCAGTTATGGAGTTGAAGCAGCCTCGCGTACTTATTTTGGGAAAGGAGTTGCCGAGATTTCTATTGCGGAATGCGCCATGATTGCAAGCCTTCCAAAGGCCCCTAATCACTACTCTCCCTATAAGGATCCGGAACGGGCAAGAAAAAGAAGAAACCATACAATTCGTAGAATGGCCTACCTTTCATTTATTTCAAAAGAAGAATCTGAGCAGGCCATGAATGAGGAGTTTCACCTCGGTGAAGTTACAGATATGCTCAATAGAGCCCCTTATTTTGTGGAACATATTCGTCAGTTTCTCCAGGAGGAGTATGGAGCTAGTAAGCTATATCGTGGTGGCTTAAAAGTTTATACAACCCTGGACATCGATCTTCAGGAATCCGCACAGAAATCTGTCATCGAAAACTTGAGAGTTGCAGACAAGCGCTATGGCTATCGGGGCCCAATCAAGACTCTCTATCTATCCCGGGGAGAACTGGCTTTGCAGGAGACCCTTGTTAAATTAAACAACTTTGACAAGGGAGAAAGCATTACGGAAGGGAAAATAATAAAAGGTGTGGTTATGTCTGTGGATGAAAAGCAGGCAGAAGTTCTCTTAGGGCCCGATCAGGGCACTATTGACATTCTCGATATGAACTGGGCAAGACCCCCCAATACCCGGTTGGATGGAAGGTGGAGTAAAATACATAGACCCGGGGAAGCTCTTTCTCCTGGTGATTTAATCTGGGTGAAACCTATAAGGTTTGCTGATAGCGGGTGGGCACTTGCCCTGGAACAGGAGCCTGAAGTTGAAGGGAGCCTGGTAAGCCTGGATCCTAAAACCGGTCAGATTAAGGCAATGGTAGGTGGTTATGACTTTTCAAAAAGCCAGTTTAACAGAGCAGTACAAGCAATTAGACAACCCGGGTCTGCTTTCAAACCCATAATTTATGCCGCTGCCATTAATGAGGGCTATTCCCCTTCCAGCATCATCATCGACTCGCCAATAATTTTTAAAGAAAAAGAAGACGCGTTTGACAGATGGAAGCCTGTAAACTTTGAGGAAAAATTCTACGGTCCAACATCACTCAGAACGGCCCTCACACATTCTCGAAATGTTGTGACGGTTAAACTTATGCAGAATATCGGGATTAAAGGAACCATCAAGCTGGCAAAAAAACTGGGTATATCAAGTAATATGGAGCAAAACCTATCAATTTCACTGGGGTCCTCGGGGTTAACATTGTTTGAACTCACATCTGCATACTCAGCGTTCGCAAACAATGGAAACTTGATCAAACCCAGCGCTATCAGGAATATTCAAAACCGGAAGGGAGAAATTTTATACACTTCCAATCCCGAAATTTCACAACCAATTTCTCCAGCCGTTGCTTATACCATAACAAGCTTATTACAAAGTGTTGTAGAACACGGAACAGGTAAGAAAGTGAAAGCATTAAACCGGCCCGTCGCAGGTAAAACAGGCACAACAAATAATTATGTTGATGCCTGGTTCATGGGTTACACCCCGGAGCTGGTAACTGGTGTATGGGTGGGCAAAGATAAAGATGAGCCTTTAGGTAAAAATGAAACCGGATCCCGGGCAGCAATACCAATTTGGCTGCAATATATGCAAGATGCTCTTATTAACAAACCTGTAACTAATTTTCCGGTTCCTCGGGATATTCAATATTTAAGAGTCCAGCCGGAAACTGGCGAACCAGCAACCTTCAACGAACCTGGTTCGACATTTGAAATTTTTTCACAAGACCACCTTCCTGAGAATGAAGAACCCTTTATCGAAGATGTTTTTGAGGATACATTTTGA
- a CDS encoding argininosuccinate synthase, giving the protein MSSKIKKIVLAYSGGLDTSVIIKWLKEKYECEIIAFAADVGQGQELEPVREKAIATGASKVYIEDLREEFVKDFVFPMLRANAFYEHNYLLGTSIARPLISKEQIRIANKEKADGVSHGATGKGNDQVRFELAYHTLNPEIKIIAPWREWDLNSRTALIDYAVQHGIPVPVTKDKPYSTDRNLFHISYEGGVLEDPWYEPHDDMFLLSVSPESAPDKPTNIEIAYEQGNPVAINGERMSPATLLDRLNQYGGENGIGRIDIVENRFVGMKSRGVYETPGGTILHEAHRAVESITLDREIAFLRDSLIPTYARVIYNGFWFSPERELLQQTIDHAQANVTGEVRLKLYKGNCIVTGRKAEKSLYNQNIASFEESHGYSQDDADGFIKLNALRLKLYAETFNR; this is encoded by the coding sequence ATGTCATCAAAAATTAAGAAAATTGTATTGGCCTACTCGGGAGGTCTCGATACATCCGTCATTATCAAATGGCTTAAGGAAAAATATGAATGTGAGATTATAGCTTTTGCCGCAGATGTGGGGCAGGGGCAGGAGTTGGAACCTGTCAGAGAGAAGGCTATAGCAACAGGAGCCAGCAAGGTATATATTGAAGATTTAAGGGAAGAGTTTGTCAAAGACTTTGTTTTCCCCATGCTTCGAGCCAATGCATTTTACGAGCACAACTACCTTTTGGGAACCTCAATTGCCAGGCCATTGATTTCCAAAGAGCAGATACGTATAGCTAACAAAGAGAAGGCCGATGGAGTATCACATGGCGCGACTGGCAAGGGCAACGATCAAGTCCGCTTTGAGCTGGCTTACCATACCCTTAATCCTGAGATAAAAATTATTGCGCCTTGGCGTGAATGGGATCTTAACTCAAGGACTGCTTTAATTGATTATGCTGTGCAACATGGAATTCCAGTTCCAGTTACAAAAGACAAACCCTATAGTACAGATCGCAATTTGTTTCATATCAGTTATGAGGGAGGTGTGTTGGAAGATCCCTGGTACGAACCTCACGATGATATGTTTTTATTGTCAGTGAGTCCTGAAAGTGCTCCGGATAAGCCGACTAATATTGAGATTGCGTATGAACAGGGAAACCCAGTTGCAATAAATGGGGAGAGGATGAGTCCCGCAACTTTGTTGGATCGGCTCAATCAGTATGGTGGTGAAAACGGGATAGGACGTATTGATATTGTAGAGAATCGTTTTGTAGGTATGAAGTCGCGCGGAGTTTACGAAACTCCTGGTGGAACTATTTTGCACGAGGCACATCGGGCGGTTGAATCCATAACTTTAGACCGAGAGATTGCTTTTCTACGGGATTCCCTGATTCCCACTTATGCCAGGGTGATATACAACGGTTTTTGGTTTTCTCCTGAAAGGGAGCTACTCCAACAAACCATAGATCACGCTCAGGCTAATGTTACGGGTGAGGTGAGGTTGAAATTATATAAAGGTAATTGTATTGTCACAGGCAGGAAGGCCGAAAAATCGCTCTATAACCAGAATATAGCTAGCTTTGAAGAGAGTCATGGTTATAGCCAGGACGATGCCGATGGATTCATAAAACTTAATGCTCTTCGTTTAAAGCTCTATGCGGAAACTTTTAATCGTTGA
- a CDS encoding transaldolase, whose translation MDTLSQKLEEVLHGLAFEKIEGESPGSESDPLLARLNTLGSELWIDTGELEKAQEIWKSELTALTTNNTLANQVVQSGIMDKVIEDTIHKIKQEGLELSDEEMILEVGFVINCKIALRLVQAFKVKVSVELHPAVSRSIERTLYFGRRYFNVCPEYFTVKVPLTPEGYLAVRALRKENIPINFTLGFSVRQNYLAARLANPDFVNVFLGRLNQVVIDHKAGSGELVGEKVTLATQRALMSARDQHKDVSSRLIAASIRNGEQVAFLAGLDVLTIPPKAMKEFQESGKSNEQIVSHIDDEIEPGIDSQSDFAKRFSGLWELPDEFENFVNTLVSHPQLDSMQGDELARMAEKVNLFHDFSDEDLKKMRDHGKIPDLSDWPESVALDDLMTQSALQSFTKDQNALDERIRSFLK comes from the coding sequence ATGGATACTTTGAGTCAAAAGCTGGAAGAGGTTTTGCATGGGTTGGCTTTTGAGAAAATTGAAGGCGAGTCACCCGGGAGTGAGTCGGACCCTTTATTAGCAAGGTTGAACACACTTGGTAGTGAGTTGTGGATTGATACGGGTGAATTGGAAAAAGCTCAGGAAATCTGGAAGAGTGAACTTACAGCTTTGACCACAAATAATACACTGGCAAACCAGGTAGTACAAAGTGGAATTATGGATAAGGTTATTGAAGACACTATCCATAAAATTAAACAGGAAGGCTTGGAGTTGTCTGACGAAGAAATGATCCTCGAAGTGGGTTTTGTTATTAATTGTAAGATTGCTCTGCGCCTGGTTCAGGCTTTCAAGGTTAAGGTCAGTGTCGAATTGCACCCGGCTGTGTCCCGCAGTATTGAGCGCACTCTCTATTTTGGTCGAAGGTACTTCAATGTTTGCCCAGAGTATTTTACTGTTAAAGTACCATTAACTCCTGAAGGGTATTTAGCAGTTCGCGCTTTAAGAAAGGAAAATATTCCCATCAATTTCACATTGGGATTTTCAGTACGACAAAACTATTTGGCCGCACGTTTGGCCAACCCCGACTTTGTAAATGTATTTCTTGGTAGGTTGAACCAGGTGGTTATAGACCATAAGGCGGGGTCGGGTGAATTGGTGGGCGAAAAAGTGACTTTAGCGACACAACGTGCTTTGATGTCTGCACGCGATCAGCATAAAGATGTAAGTTCGCGCTTGATTGCAGCCAGCATCAGAAATGGTGAGCAGGTAGCTTTTCTGGCTGGGTTGGATGTCTTGACCATCCCCCCTAAGGCTATGAAGGAATTTCAGGAGTCTGGCAAGTCTAATGAGCAAATTGTATCTCATATTGATGATGAAATTGAACCGGGCATTGATTCACAAAGTGATTTTGCGAAACGTTTTTCTGGACTTTGGGAATTGCCTGATGAGTTTGAGAACTTTGTGAATACATTGGTTTCCCATCCTCAGTTAGACTCCATGCAGGGCGATGAACTTGCCCGAATGGCAGAAAAGGTAAACCTTTTTCATGACTTTAGCGATGAAGATTTAAAGAAAATGCGAGACCATGGAAAAATTCCTGATCTTTCCGATTGGCCAGAGTCGGTTGCGCTTGATGACTTGATGACACAGTCGGCGCTACAGTCTTTTACCAAAGACCAGAACGCGTTGGACGAGCGCATCCGGTCTTTTTTAAAGTGA
- the glk gene encoding glucokinase, which translates to MILAGDIGGTKVKLALFDGKVPVKESRYESRNFSGIEEVLDVFLADNATEISRACFGVAGQVVDGKCKLTNLSWQVESESIKQCLKVESVLLINDLVATAYGITLLSAESFEVIQKGNPVNKAMMAVVSAGTGLGQAFVVPGENGKHTVLGSEGGHCDFSPRNELETELLFFLQKKYSRVSIERVLSGPGLLDIYSFFKTKHDESGSIDYPATIVEKAIAKNSPVCEKTVELYISLYGALSGNLALQYLSEGGVYLGGGIAPKIIPLLHEGGFMEAFLSKGRFKSYLSNIPVKVVVDESTPLLGAAQYALVT; encoded by the coding sequence ATGATTCTGGCTGGTGATATTGGAGGTACAAAGGTAAAGCTGGCCCTTTTTGATGGCAAGGTACCGGTTAAAGAAAGTCGTTATGAAAGTAGAAACTTTTCTGGTATTGAAGAGGTGCTGGATGTATTTTTAGCAGATAATGCTACGGAAATTAGTAGGGCTTGCTTTGGTGTGGCGGGTCAGGTAGTTGATGGGAAATGCAAGCTGACCAATCTTTCATGGCAGGTTGAATCCGAGAGCATTAAACAATGCTTGAAGGTAGAATCGGTTTTGCTGATCAACGACCTGGTCGCTACGGCATACGGGATTACTTTATTGAGTGCGGAATCCTTTGAGGTGATCCAGAAAGGAAACCCGGTTAATAAGGCAATGATGGCGGTGGTTTCGGCTGGCACGGGTTTGGGGCAGGCTTTCGTGGTTCCCGGTGAAAATGGGAAGCATACTGTTTTGGGTTCTGAAGGAGGACATTGTGATTTTTCTCCCAGAAACGAGCTGGAAACAGAGCTTCTGTTTTTTCTGCAAAAAAAATATTCGCGGGTTAGTATCGAGCGCGTATTGTCTGGTCCAGGTTTATTGGATATATATAGTTTTTTCAAGACAAAACATGATGAAAGTGGATCTATTGACTATCCAGCTACTATTGTCGAAAAAGCTATCGCAAAAAACTCACCTGTTTGTGAGAAAACAGTTGAGCTTTATATATCTCTATATGGAGCGCTGTCAGGAAATTTAGCGTTGCAATATTTATCAGAGGGTGGGGTTTATCTTGGCGGAGGTATAGCTCCGAAGATCATTCCCTTGTTGCATGAAGGTGGTTTTATGGAGGCATTTCTTTCGAAAGGAAGGTTCAAAAGCTATCTTTCAAATATCCCTGTGAAAGTGGTGGTGGATGAATCGACTCCGCTGCTGGGGGCTGCCCAATATGCCCTTGTTACTTAA
- a CDS encoding ABC transporter substrate-binding protein produces the protein MKKKIFNFILLCYLGFYGLAYAEPESLRGTDMSEQLESIGDPFLQAEHLFHAGDFLEAKPYYHEYLSQNPSGKRSHQAFYRLGSVDQANKSYSTAIRFYQILLQNYPRSIWANSARFNMAVCYYELEDYDNAESMFKMVLRSTTDNKRKWNILIHLARIDVGRMSFEKAFIKLRKVYTQNENEDIRNNVEAIAKDLISDKLGEDKVSNLIQKLGTGFPVDLLLLRKVSIARAAGDISNYVATLKNFIELFPGHPLRGEMETRINNVEADAGTKIKIGVVLPLTGKLALTGQRVLQGIQLAVNQLPFQAREKLALEVRDSGSQVSISKIISEVSDIPSVVGIIGPLLSDEVKVAGEMARKKQIPVFSPTASTNGLVDENPFLFRNALTRRIQAKFLAQYSVNTLHLKRFAVLHPYEPFGLELKETFINEVESLGGEIVAIAGYDRSQNDFKKQILELGGVEDDDLDKIAREMVLEDRIMPDFSDSSTLSRPLIDMGHWSGDDVEKLKVSLELSYDAIFIPGVYDKVGLIIPQLAFYNINKAVLLGAKGWNSPELVRMGGKYLKTVYFVDGYYPDSHQIEVRKFVENFITNFGEEPTNLSAQAFDAANIVIKNILAGADNRIKFLESLRNVKSFPGVTGKTTLLPSGDSEKNIFALTVKRKKIVQQN, from the coding sequence ATGAAAAAGAAAATTTTTAATTTTATTTTGCTTTGCTATCTTGGTTTTTACGGGCTGGCCTATGCGGAGCCTGAATCCCTCCGGGGAACAGATATGTCAGAGCAGCTTGAGTCTATTGGGGATCCCTTCTTACAGGCTGAACACTTGTTTCACGCTGGGGACTTTCTTGAGGCCAAGCCTTATTATCATGAATACTTGTCCCAAAACCCATCAGGAAAAAGAAGTCATCAGGCTTTTTATCGCCTTGGTTCAGTTGACCAGGCGAATAAATCCTACTCCACTGCAATTCGTTTTTACCAGATACTTTTGCAAAATTATCCGCGTTCAATATGGGCGAATTCAGCACGGTTTAACATGGCTGTTTGTTATTACGAATTGGAGGACTACGATAATGCTGAATCCATGTTCAAAATGGTTTTGCGATCTACAACAGACAACAAGCGTAAGTGGAATATATTGATTCATTTGGCCCGGATAGATGTCGGGAGAATGAGCTTTGAAAAAGCATTTATCAAGTTAAGAAAAGTGTATACGCAGAATGAAAATGAAGATATTCGTAATAATGTCGAAGCGATCGCTAAAGACTTGATCAGTGATAAACTTGGCGAAGACAAGGTTTCTAATTTGATTCAAAAGCTAGGTACAGGATTTCCTGTGGACCTCCTGCTGTTAAGAAAGGTTTCTATTGCTCGTGCCGCAGGAGATATATCAAATTACGTGGCAACCTTGAAAAATTTTATTGAATTATTTCCAGGCCATCCTCTTAGAGGTGAGATGGAAACTCGGATAAATAATGTCGAGGCAGATGCAGGAACCAAAATTAAAATTGGTGTTGTTCTGCCGCTAACTGGAAAACTTGCCTTAACAGGTCAAAGGGTGTTGCAGGGAATTCAGCTGGCTGTAAACCAACTTCCTTTTCAGGCCCGGGAAAAACTTGCGCTAGAGGTGAGAGATTCTGGCAGCCAGGTATCAATTAGTAAAATTATATCTGAGGTATCAGATATTCCAAGTGTTGTAGGCATTATTGGTCCGCTGTTAAGCGATGAGGTTAAAGTTGCTGGTGAGATGGCACGAAAGAAGCAAATTCCTGTTTTTTCCCCTACGGCATCAACAAATGGGCTTGTTGATGAAAATCCATTTTTATTTCGAAATGCTTTGACCCGAAGGATCCAGGCAAAGTTTTTGGCGCAATATTCTGTTAATACCCTTCACCTGAAAAGGTTTGCAGTTCTGCATCCTTATGAACCATTTGGGTTGGAATTAAAAGAAACTTTTATAAATGAAGTGGAGTCATTAGGTGGGGAGATAGTTGCTATTGCCGGCTATGACCGTTCCCAAAATGATTTTAAAAAACAGATTCTGGAATTGGGGGGAGTTGAAGATGATGATCTCGATAAGATTGCCCGGGAAATGGTTTTAGAAGATCGTATTATGCCAGACTTCAGCGACTCTTCAACTTTATCCAGGCCTCTTATAGATATGGGGCATTGGTCTGGGGATGATGTGGAAAAACTAAAGGTATCGTTGGAGTTGAGCTATGACGCAATCTTTATTCCAGGTGTCTATGATAAAGTAGGCCTTATCATTCCACAGCTGGCTTTTTATAACATAAATAAAGCTGTTTTACTTGGTGCCAAGGGCTGGAACTCTCCAGAGCTCGTCAGAATGGGAGGCAAGTATTTAAAGACGGTTTATTTTGTTGATGGTTATTATCCAGATTCTCATCAGATAGAAGTCCGAAAGTTTGTAGAGAACTTTATAACCAACTTTGGTGAGGAGCCTACAAACTTATCGGCTCAGGCTTTTGATGCGGCAAATATCGTAATTAAAAATATATTGGCGGGAGCAGATAACCGGATAAAATTTTTGGAAAGTTTAAGAAATGTTAAAAGCTTTCCAGGGGTTACCGGTAAAACGACTTTGCTGCCATCTGGTGACTCAGAAAAAAATATATTTGCATTAACCGTGAAAAGAAAAAAAATCGTCCAGCAAAACTAG